One genomic window of Gracilinema caldarium DSM 7334 includes the following:
- a CDS encoding DHH family phosphoesterase — MTNIQVPQSLLTFIREGSKFLIAGHKEPDGDCVGSQLALCSVLNRLGKQAIPCSAGPFKRPEIVSYAEGFTSTPPREPESRVIVMDCSSLERTGDLEPYIMGLPLAIIDHHAAAKPTGDVIFLEPTSPSVTALTLLLIEALGLTPTKEEAELLFFGLCTDTGFFRHVDYGGAFTFDIASRLISAGASPKRTFQKINGGKSLESRILLGLILSRTESYYHGKLLVSYENLEDTERFGLQGRDSDMLYQLLLSVAGVEAVAVIRQESPTSCTVGLRSIDKVDVSAIAVQFGGGGHKQASGFTAQGTIAPLKERLIRAFAEVL; from the coding sequence ATGACTAACATTCAGGTTCCCCAAAGTTTGCTCACCTTTATTCGTGAGGGTTCCAAGTTTTTAATTGCTGGCCATAAAGAGCCAGATGGTGACTGTGTTGGGAGCCAGCTTGCGCTTTGTTCAGTACTTAATCGATTGGGAAAACAGGCAATTCCATGCTCAGCAGGACCCTTTAAGCGGCCCGAAATCGTATCCTATGCCGAAGGATTTACCTCCACCCCTCCTCGAGAACCCGAAAGTCGTGTCATTGTTATGGACTGTTCCAGTTTAGAAAGGACCGGAGACCTAGAACCCTACATCATGGGACTCCCCCTGGCGATAATTGACCACCATGCAGCTGCAAAACCTACGGGGGATGTGATCTTTTTAGAACCCACATCTCCATCAGTTACCGCTTTAACCCTTTTACTCATCGAAGCCCTGGGGCTTACGCCAACAAAGGAAGAAGCGGAACTACTCTTTTTTGGTCTATGTACCGATACAGGCTTTTTTCGTCATGTTGATTATGGTGGAGCATTCACCTTTGATATTGCAAGCCGCCTTATCAGCGCTGGCGCCAGTCCAAAAAGGACGTTTCAGAAGATTAATGGCGGTAAAAGTCTTGAATCTCGCATACTCCTCGGTCTTATTTTAAGCAGAACAGAGTCCTATTACCATGGGAAACTCCTGGTTTCCTATGAGAACTTAGAAGATACGGAACGCTTTGGACTTCAGGGGAGGGATTCAGACATGTTGTATCAATTACTCCTTTCCGTAGCCGGCGTTGAAGCTGTAGCGGTTATCCGGCAAGAAAGTCCAACATCCTGTACGGTAGGGCTCAGGTCCATAGACAAGGTTGATGTATCTGCCATAGCGGTTCAGTTTGGTGGTGGAGGGCATAAGCAAGCCTCAGGTTTTACCGCTCAAGGGACCATAGCTCCCCTCAAAGAAAGGCTTATCAGGGCATTTGCAGAGGTTCTCTAG